The proteins below are encoded in one region of Vibrio sp. ED004:
- a CDS encoding GNAT family N-acetyltransferase, translating into MEVRKYQPKYLAALRVLYLESRQNTFHWVDANDFKLSDFDQDTEGEQMWMAVSGEKVLGFVSVWEPESFIHHLYVCPQALRSGAGSALLNTRKQRYSVLKLKCLTSNENAIGFYHSQGFVISSTKGEGLERYHLMTYQPQIS; encoded by the coding sequence ATGGAAGTCAGAAAATATCAACCCAAGTATTTAGCTGCTTTACGGGTACTCTATCTAGAATCAAGACAGAACACCTTTCATTGGGTAGATGCTAACGATTTTAAATTGTCTGATTTTGACCAAGATACAGAGGGTGAGCAAATGTGGATGGCTGTTTCTGGCGAAAAGGTTTTAGGTTTTGTTTCCGTTTGGGAACCTGAGAGCTTCATCCATCACCTCTATGTTTGCCCTCAAGCGCTACGTTCTGGTGCGGGCTCTGCTTTACTCAATACCCGCAAGCAACGTTACTCAGTTCTGAAACTGAAGTGTTTAACTTCAAATGAAAACGCCATTGGCTTTTATCACTCGCAAGGTTTTGTAATCTCGTCCACTAAGGGAGAGGGTTTAGAGCGTTATCACTTAATGACGTACCAACCTCAGATATCGTAA
- a CDS encoding GNAT family N-acetyltransferase has translation MITIERLNDSHVASVRDIQLADDQVKFAGTAAEFLLDGSDTTHLHVIKSDNNVVGFFKLDIAYSTHYEFCPEGSLGLRAFVLDKNQQGKGLGTGTVRALFPYLKANYAKYDWVYLTVNCKNPAAFDCYKKGGFEDTNAQYLGGAAGPQSIMRGAIKES, from the coding sequence ATGATAACTATCGAAAGGCTTAACGACTCTCATGTAGCGTCAGTTCGCGATATTCAGTTGGCGGATGACCAAGTGAAATTTGCGGGAACAGCCGCCGAGTTTTTGCTAGATGGCAGCGACACGACACATTTACATGTCATCAAGTCTGATAATAACGTTGTTGGTTTCTTTAAACTCGATATCGCTTACTCTACTCACTATGAATTCTGTCCAGAGGGAAGCCTTGGGTTGAGAGCATTTGTCCTTGATAAAAACCAACAAGGTAAGGGGCTCGGCACTGGAACAGTAAGAGCTCTGTTTCCGTATCTTAAAGCAAATTACGCAAAGTATGACTGGGTTTACTTAACGGTCAATTGCAAGAATCCCGCAGCATTTGACTGCTATAAAAAAGGTGGCTTTGAAGATACGAATGCTCAGTATTTGGGTGGGGCTGCTGGTCCACAATCCATAATGCGTGGTGCAATTAAAGAGAGCTAA
- a CDS encoding VOC family protein: MNPIAILIHVPSVEQGLCWYKKAFPDAVAIYHPDSDFTVLDINGFSIEIVQADKKVGFGKKGTVLYWSVDNFDKALMRFQSIGAKLYRGPMEIEDGLIMCQVEDPFGNLIGLRGISANTVS, from the coding sequence TTGAACCCGATAGCAATCCTGATCCATGTCCCTAGCGTTGAGCAAGGGTTATGTTGGTACAAAAAGGCTTTTCCAGATGCTGTTGCCATTTATCATCCAGACTCCGACTTTACGGTTCTAGACATAAATGGTTTCTCGATTGAAATTGTACAGGCAGATAAGAAAGTCGGGTTTGGCAAAAAGGGAACGGTGCTGTATTGGTCAGTAGATAACTTTGATAAAGCGCTTATGCGTTTTCAATCCATTGGAGCGAAATTATATCGAGGGCCAATGGAGATCGAAGACGGACTCATTATGTGCCAAGTAGAAGACCCTTTTGGTAACTTAATTGGATTACGGGGTATTAGCGCTAACACCGTTTCTTAA
- a CDS encoding 5-carboxymethyl-2-hydroxymuconate Delta-isomerase: MPHCIIEHSSTIKPDQLNNKVFLGALNSGLFEADGRDIKVRSVAYEHYQTGTTKEDFIHVTLRILSGRSDANKATLSNTVMTQLESLSLVDASITIEVVDMDRSSYSKVIV, from the coding sequence TTGCCTCATTGTATTATCGAACATTCCTCTACGATCAAACCGGATCAGCTGAACAACAAAGTATTTTTAGGAGCATTGAACTCCGGCTTATTTGAGGCTGACGGACGAGACATTAAAGTTCGAAGTGTTGCTTATGAGCACTACCAAACAGGTACAACCAAAGAAGATTTTATTCACGTTACACTGCGTATATTGTCCGGTCGTAGCGATGCAAATAAAGCCACTTTATCAAACACAGTCATGACGCAGTTAGAGTCTTTGTCATTGGTGGATGCCTCCATTACGATAGAAGTGGTCGATATGGATCGAAGCAGCTACAGCAAGGTTATTGTATAG
- a CDS encoding GNAT family N-acetyltransferase: MVKIREMHIEDYESVINLWCQTEGMSIRDADSKESIASYLERNAGLSFVAESNETIVGAVLVGTDGRRGYLQHLAVDTNFRGQKLGCQLVSEAVNALTGLGIPKTHLFVYNDNINAQQFYEKLGWFPRDEVRMYSYNSSSNNNV; this comes from the coding sequence GTGGTTAAGATTCGAGAGATGCACATCGAAGACTATGAGTCTGTCATCAACCTATGGTGTCAAACTGAAGGTATGAGCATTCGCGATGCTGATTCAAAAGAGAGCATTGCAAGCTATCTAGAACGTAACGCGGGGTTGAGTTTTGTCGCGGAATCTAATGAAACGATTGTTGGTGCTGTATTAGTGGGTACTGATGGTCGTAGAGGCTATCTACAACACCTCGCTGTGGATACCAATTTCAGAGGGCAGAAACTTGGCTGTCAGCTCGTATCGGAAGCGGTTAATGCGCTTACTGGGCTAGGTATCCCCAAAACACACTTGTTCGTATATAACGACAATATTAATGCGCAACAATTCTATGAAAAGTTGGGATGGTTTCCCAGAGATGAAGTTCGCATGTATTCCTACAATAGCTCGAGTAACAATAACGTTTAA
- a CDS encoding GNAT family N-acetyltransferase, with the protein MEYKLDIEPSDKDINEVRSGLIKHNTPFLEGIPKSQVGYYALEGDNKVGGIIADLWGNWLLIKFLWVDDSMRGKQVGGKLLQLIEEYAQTQGCTSSLVDTLSFQAKPFYEKHGYECQMVLENYPVDSSLSFLTKTLNG; encoded by the coding sequence ATGGAATACAAACTCGATATTGAGCCATCAGACAAGGACATCAACGAAGTCCGAAGTGGTTTAATTAAGCACAACACGCCATTTCTGGAAGGTATACCCAAATCTCAAGTGGGTTACTATGCCTTGGAAGGTGATAATAAAGTCGGTGGCATTATCGCTGATCTTTGGGGAAATTGGTTGTTGATTAAGTTTCTTTGGGTAGACGACTCGATGAGAGGGAAACAAGTGGGAGGAAAGCTTCTACAACTCATTGAAGAGTACGCGCAAACCCAAGGCTGTACATCGTCACTTGTCGACACTTTAAGCTTTCAAGCCAAGCCTTTCTATGAAAAACATGGCTATGAATGCCAAATGGTGTTGGAGAATTACCCAGTAGACTCATCACTGTCGTTTCTTACTAAGACGCTCAACGGGTAG
- a CDS encoding DUF2000 domain-containing protein, with product MSTLPDENQKRFIAVLSKKMDLGRTLNVLGHLSVGLSNQLNEGETCYVDYQDMDDGTHPNLSHYPFIVLKADNSNKLRKVREEAISRGIKFTDFTSTMIEGGSVEQQQRTKETKEADLEYLGVCLFGDTETLREFTKKFSLYK from the coding sequence GTGAGCACTTTGCCAGATGAAAACCAGAAACGATTTATTGCTGTTTTAAGTAAGAAGATGGATTTGGGAAGAACGCTGAATGTACTAGGGCATTTGAGTGTTGGCTTGTCGAATCAATTGAATGAGGGTGAAACCTGTTACGTTGACTATCAAGATATGGATGACGGCACTCACCCTAATTTGTCTCATTATCCTTTCATTGTTTTGAAAGCCGACAATTCGAACAAGCTTCGAAAAGTACGTGAAGAGGCCATTAGCCGCGGTATCAAATTCACTGATTTCACGAGCACGATGATCGAAGGTGGTTCTGTCGAGCAACAACAGAGAACGAAAGAAACCAAAGAGGCGGATCTAGAATATTTAGGTGTATGCCTATTTGGTGACACTGAAACCCTCCGCGAATTTACCAAGAAGTTTAGCCTTTATAAGTAA
- a CDS encoding DUF3291 domain-containing protein, protein MKLAQLNIALAKYALDAPEIKDFVDNLDKVNAIAESSEGFVWRLKDESGDATNIKAFDDPNMIVNMSVWDSVDSLKNFMFRTHHRDFMRRKGEWFHRLAEDTYVLWWVEDAHIPSLDEAIERLEHLREMGDSPYAFTFKTNFTESEAPR, encoded by the coding sequence GTGAAATTAGCTCAATTAAATATTGCTCTAGCGAAGTACGCTTTAGATGCACCAGAAATCAAAGACTTTGTCGACAATCTGGATAAGGTAAATGCTATAGCTGAAAGCAGTGAAGGCTTTGTTTGGCGTCTCAAAGACGAATCTGGTGATGCGACCAACATTAAAGCTTTTGATGATCCGAATATGATCGTCAATATGTCGGTTTGGGATTCTGTGGACTCTTTAAAGAACTTTATGTTTAGAACTCATCATCGTGACTTCATGCGAAGAAAAGGTGAGTGGTTTCATCGCTTAGCGGAAGACACCTATGTGCTTTGGTGGGTTGAAGATGCACACATTCCAAGTCTTGATGAAGCGATTGAGCGGTTAGAGCACCTAAGAGAAATGGGTGATTCGCCTTATGCGTTTACATTCAAAACCAATTTTACAGAGTCAGAAGCTCCTAGATGA
- a CDS encoding GNAT family N-acetyltransferase has product MYLRLAEPYELDIVYLMGFDVWGDGLSLDEYLSCCRNSGKYFRGTWYVLVEKEQVVSALIVYSGTFGLQEGSFGLGSVATPPTLRRKGYGSKLVNLVKAELFAHQNCEVLYLHSDIDQQFYKRLGFVSVEGSDCMYIASDDAEFKGSMPDYF; this is encoded by the coding sequence ATGTACTTAAGATTAGCTGAACCTTATGAGCTCGATATCGTTTATCTAATGGGCTTCGATGTATGGGGTGATGGCCTTTCTTTAGATGAATATTTATCTTGTTGTCGTAACAGTGGTAAATATTTCAGGGGAACATGGTATGTACTGGTCGAAAAGGAACAAGTTGTCTCTGCTCTCATTGTTTACAGCGGCACGTTCGGTCTTCAAGAAGGTAGTTTCGGTTTAGGTTCTGTGGCGACTCCTCCAACCCTAAGACGCAAAGGTTATGGTTCCAAGTTAGTTAACTTAGTAAAAGCTGAGTTATTCGCTCATCAAAATTGTGAGGTTTTATACCTGCATAGTGATATCGACCAACAGTTTTATAAACGACTTGGATTTGTCAGTGTTGAAGGTTCTGATTGTATGTATATTGCGAGTGATGACGCCGAGTTCAAAGGCTCAATGCCAGACTACTTCTAG
- a CDS encoding tRNA-binding protein: MEHAPIKDEITFDDFAKIDIRVGLITEVSEVAKSDKLMKLTVDFGDHQRSILAGIKQERENPKEIEGKQALFVVNLPERKMAGEVSQGMLFDIGYEDKLQPCLACPENEMPNGARAG; the protein is encoded by the coding sequence ATGGAACACGCTCCAATCAAAGATGAAATCACATTTGATGATTTCGCGAAAATCGACATTCGTGTGGGTTTAATCACCGAGGTTTCTGAAGTCGCTAAATCCGATAAGTTAATGAAGCTGACAGTAGATTTTGGCGATCATCAACGTTCAATCTTGGCGGGTATAAAGCAAGAGCGAGAAAACCCGAAGGAAATTGAAGGCAAGCAAGCGTTGTTTGTCGTGAACTTGCCAGAAAGAAAGATGGCAGGTGAAGTGTCTCAAGGAATGTTGTTCGACATCGGCTACGAAGACAAACTGCAACCGTGCTTGGCTTGCCCTGAAAACGAAATGCCCAATGGTGCTAGAGCGGGTTAA
- a CDS encoding DUF1801 domain-containing protein: MDKAVKDRFEEYPVNARIRLAELRELIFKLSSDLQLGEVEESLKWGEPSYSVKTGSPVRIDWKLKSPNNYYLYFHCQTKLVDTFRELHGDVLRFQGDRAIELRLSDPLPEPEIKHCLELALTYHQRKHLPLLGS; encoded by the coding sequence ATGGACAAGGCAGTCAAAGATCGTTTCGAAGAGTATCCAGTAAATGCTCGAATTCGGCTTGCAGAGTTACGAGAACTTATCTTCAAACTATCATCCGATTTGCAGTTGGGCGAAGTCGAAGAGTCGTTGAAGTGGGGAGAACCCAGCTACAGCGTAAAGACAGGTAGCCCAGTTCGAATCGACTGGAAATTGAAATCACCGAATAACTATTATCTGTATTTTCACTGCCAAACCAAGTTGGTAGACACCTTTCGAGAGTTGCATGGTGATGTATTGCGGTTTCAAGGAGATAGGGCAATTGAATTGCGCTTATCCGATCCGCTGCCAGAGCCCGAAATTAAACATTGCCTAGAACTTGCCTTAACTTATCACCAACGAAAACACCTACCGCTTCTGGGCTCGTGA
- a CDS encoding ATP-binding protein yields the protein MTKIYFVCGFIGSGKTTYSKQLADKYGAFRFSIDEWMIHLYGEHMEREVFDQRLATLQDLFKESAQQLFTLGVPVIFDFGFWRKVDRENFTNWAEKLGVESEVHYLDVPFDTCKQRAVARNSELHGKSYEMTPEMLELFWSWFEIPAPNEDVVRVQRDGQLK from the coding sequence ATGACTAAAATCTATTTCGTGTGTGGCTTTATTGGGTCAGGAAAAACGACTTATTCCAAGCAGCTTGCAGATAAATATGGCGCTTTTCGTTTTTCAATTGATGAGTGGATGATTCATTTGTATGGCGAGCATATGGAGCGTGAGGTATTTGATCAACGTTTAGCTACGCTTCAAGATTTATTCAAAGAATCGGCGCAGCAACTATTTACTCTTGGCGTTCCTGTTATTTTTGACTTCGGTTTTTGGCGTAAAGTCGATCGAGAAAACTTTACAAATTGGGCTGAAAAGTTGGGTGTTGAAAGTGAGGTTCATTACCTTGATGTTCCGTTTGATACTTGTAAACAGAGAGCAGTTGCACGTAATTCCGAGTTGCATGGCAAGTCATACGAAATGACGCCGGAGATGCTCGAATTGTTTTGGTCGTGGTTCGAGATCCCAGCACCAAACGAAGACGTTGTTCGGGTTCAGCGTGACGGCCAATTGAAGTAA
- a CDS encoding HD domain-containing protein, whose product MKNIEIEGVLEFLRGAEQLKNTLRTARTSNGRHESTAEHTWRLCLMVMMFSEQYPHLDSLKLIKMCIIHDLGEAIGGDIAAIEQVEGSNKGEQERLDLITLIAPLPDKLQQDILVLWDEYENASSEEAKLAKALDKIETLLQHTQGKNPDNFDYGFNLYYGRKYTDSDELTASVRAIIDKDTESLASANNTL is encoded by the coding sequence ATGAAAAATATAGAAATTGAAGGCGTCTTGGAGTTTTTAAGAGGTGCAGAGCAGCTTAAGAACACATTGCGAACAGCTCGTACTTCAAATGGTCGACATGAAAGTACCGCTGAACACACTTGGCGTTTATGTTTAATGGTGATGATGTTCTCAGAGCAGTACCCACATCTTGATTCACTTAAATTAATCAAGATGTGCATCATTCACGACTTGGGTGAGGCCATTGGTGGTGATATTGCTGCCATTGAACAAGTAGAAGGTTCGAATAAAGGAGAGCAAGAAAGGCTGGACCTGATTACCTTGATTGCGCCTCTCCCTGATAAGTTGCAACAAGATATTCTTGTGCTTTGGGATGAATACGAAAACGCGTCATCAGAAGAAGCAAAGTTAGCTAAAGCTCTCGATAAAATCGAAACCTTGCTACAACATACACAAGGGAAAAACCCAGATAACTTTGATTATGGTTTCAATCTGTATTATGGCAGAAAGTACACTGACAGCGATGAACTTACAGCTTCGGTACGTGCCATCATAGACAAAGACACAGAATCTTTAGCATCAGCAAATAACACGCTTTAA
- a CDS encoding GNAT family N-acetyltransferase yields MRSYYEQYSVEWDCVKIEEQIRDLTNFDILLNGEIVGALAFAECERLAVELGVNRLKLRVFKISPAFRLYERVGFVVDSSDDRFYNMSKKFF; encoded by the coding sequence ATGCGTTCTTACTATGAGCAATACTCGGTCGAATGGGATTGCGTTAAGATCGAAGAGCAAATTCGCGATTTGACCAACTTTGATATTTTGCTCAATGGCGAAATCGTTGGTGCGCTTGCCTTTGCTGAATGTGAACGTTTAGCGGTTGAATTAGGTGTAAATCGACTGAAGTTACGAGTCTTTAAAATTAGCCCAGCATTCCGACTTTATGAAAGAGTGGGCTTTGTAGTTGATAGCTCTGATGATAGGTTCTACAACATGTCCAAAAAGTTCTTCTAG
- a CDS encoding site-specific integrase, whose translation MKPDDLKRYNTLYEQHLTNLKLQGKRPATIDAYSRAVRRITAHFDRAPDTLTTSDLKHFFASLIQTHSWSTIKLDRNGLQFFYRYTLDKQWEWLNIVKPPQVKRLPDILTPQQVSSLISHTRQTRYQVFFLTLYSMGLRLGEGLNLTVHDIDSQTMRVHIREGKGGKDRMVPLPLRTLKALRVHWLTHKHPYYLFPGLGTCRDTPMDRGGIQKTMKLVLKECGIQKHASPHSLRHCFATHLLEQGVDLRSLQTLLGHASLNTTARYTRMTTLKQHDAAMAINHLTDALDLTWSIT comes from the coding sequence ATGAAACCCGATGACTTAAAACGCTACAACACCCTTTATGAACAACACCTTACCAACCTAAAGCTGCAAGGTAAACGACCCGCGACCATTGATGCCTATTCCCGTGCGGTTCGTCGGATCACCGCTCATTTCGACCGAGCCCCTGATACATTAACGACCTCTGACCTCAAACACTTCTTCGCGTCTCTTATTCAAACCCACTCGTGGAGCACCATAAAACTCGATCGTAATGGCTTGCAGTTTTTCTATCGTTACACGCTCGATAAACAGTGGGAATGGCTCAATATCGTCAAGCCGCCACAAGTAAAACGACTGCCCGACATACTGACACCGCAACAAGTCAGCTCGCTGATTAGCCACACTCGACAGACACGTTATCAAGTGTTTTTTCTTACTCTGTACAGCATGGGGTTGCGCCTTGGTGAAGGATTGAACCTCACGGTTCACGATATCGACAGCCAAACAATGCGCGTTCACATACGCGAAGGAAAAGGCGGAAAAGACCGAATGGTGCCGCTTCCGCTGCGAACGCTTAAAGCTCTTCGCGTGCATTGGCTTACCCATAAGCACCCTTATTACTTATTTCCTGGCCTTGGTACATGTCGCGACACCCCCATGGATCGTGGCGGTATTCAAAAAACCATGAAACTTGTACTCAAAGAGTGCGGAATCCAAAAACACGCCAGCCCCCACTCACTTAGACATTGCTTCGCTACGCACTTACTTGAGCAAGGGGTAGACCTGCGTTCACTACAAACGCTACTGGGTCATGCAAGCCTTAATACCACTGCTCGTTACACCCGAATGACTACGCTAAAACAACACGATGCTGCGATGGCCATCAATCATTTAACTGATGCTCTAGACTTAACGTGGAGCATTACATGA
- a CDS encoding transposase, which produces MSTFIELLRQHHSALKRHYYAQMNGDMHRAIGAMLRCKTEQQGRSQWFCSHCHHNDRLPLSCGHRHCPQCQQRTTTDWLQRQQQKRLPVHYFMVTFTLPYQLRVLARHQPKAIYSGMFKVASGVLKDFANRQQQGEMGFTAVLHTHSRQRNLHPHLHIIVAAGQYDASRQTWHKGNKHYLFNAFALAKVWRARMLETINQHPTLWLPSGIPKQWVVDCRQVGYGQAALNYLARYLYRGVLPDEDIISITDDTVTFRYKESQTNAWRTRTLPTLKFLLLILQHALPKGLQRVRDYGFLRGQAHALRARIQLLLLNLLYIMPPLTAPIRTKAIRVCPCCQHQMACVGVSRPI; this is translated from the coding sequence ATGAGTACCTTTATTGAACTGCTTCGCCAACATCACTCTGCGCTTAAACGTCACTATTATGCGCAGATGAATGGCGATATGCATCGAGCCATTGGGGCGATGCTCCGTTGTAAAACAGAACAACAAGGTCGCTCACAATGGTTCTGCAGTCACTGTCATCACAATGACCGATTACCGCTTTCTTGTGGTCATCGTCATTGCCCTCAGTGCCAACAACGTACCACCACTGATTGGCTTCAACGTCAGCAGCAAAAGCGGTTACCTGTTCACTATTTCATGGTGACCTTCACTTTGCCGTATCAACTAAGGGTCTTAGCAAGACATCAACCTAAAGCGATATATAGCGGTATGTTTAAGGTGGCATCAGGGGTATTAAAGGATTTTGCCAACAGGCAGCAGCAAGGTGAAATGGGATTCACTGCCGTGTTGCATACTCACAGCCGACAACGAAACTTACACCCACATCTGCACATTATCGTGGCGGCAGGCCAATACGACGCATCAAGGCAAACGTGGCACAAAGGCAACAAGCATTACCTCTTCAACGCGTTTGCTTTGGCCAAAGTATGGCGAGCAAGAATGCTAGAGACCATTAATCAACACCCAACGCTGTGGCTGCCGAGTGGCATACCCAAACAATGGGTGGTCGATTGCAGACAAGTGGGATACGGTCAGGCTGCACTCAACTATTTGGCTCGCTACCTCTATCGCGGCGTGCTGCCTGATGAAGACATCATCAGTATCACCGATGATACTGTCACCTTCCGCTATAAAGAGAGCCAGACCAATGCATGGCGAACGCGCACCTTGCCCACTCTGAAGTTCTTACTGCTCATTTTGCAGCACGCGCTGCCCAAAGGGTTGCAGCGAGTACGAGATTACGGTTTTTTACGTGGTCAAGCACACGCCTTAAGAGCCCGCATTCAACTGTTGTTATTGAACTTGCTCTATATAATGCCGCCGCTAACCGCACCGATAAGAACCAAAGCAATACGAGTATGCCCTTGCTGTCAGCATCAGATGGCGTGTGTTGGAGTAAGTCGACCCATCTAG
- a CDS encoding transposase produces the protein MNALSPYQAVLTQGLEELDKSKVTPRQWQVLNHLRDCRTERMGSYDWRCQQCGHETRWYSSCRDRHCPNCQEQMRQQWLTKRSQDILPVAYHHMVFTLPHEFNALVKAHSKVVYQCLFHSVWATLCAFANERHHLVGQLGALMVLHTWGRNLSQHTHIHCLLPSGVLTKDRQWQPTRKESYLLPVKALSVRFKKEMLCRVSELIATHSNLLEEAASKRWVVYSKPVLHEPTAVVGYLSRYCNRIGLNPNQLSYNVDGRITMSYKDYRTNGTQRMCCNAGELLRRLLLHVLPKGLMRIRYYGFLANAVRVKAIAEIRQSLRKRPAEKSEVLKEKPCCPNCHSNSMVLVCINIRPRIVVSEHRLT, from the coding sequence ATGAACGCATTATCTCCTTACCAAGCCGTATTAACACAAGGCTTAGAAGAGCTTGATAAAAGCAAAGTCACACCGAGACAGTGGCAGGTGCTTAACCATTTAAGAGACTGCCGGACCGAGCGTATGGGCAGCTACGACTGGCGTTGTCAGCAATGTGGTCATGAAACGCGTTGGTACAGCTCTTGTCGAGACCGTCATTGCCCCAATTGCCAAGAGCAGATGAGACAGCAATGGCTAACAAAGCGAAGCCAAGATATTTTACCTGTGGCCTACCATCATATGGTTTTTACCTTACCTCACGAGTTCAATGCTTTGGTTAAAGCGCATTCTAAGGTGGTTTATCAATGCTTGTTTCACTCAGTGTGGGCAACGTTATGCGCGTTTGCTAATGAGCGGCATCATCTTGTTGGTCAACTTGGTGCATTGATGGTTCTTCACACTTGGGGAAGAAATCTGAGTCAACATACTCATATTCATTGCCTGTTACCGAGTGGGGTGCTTACAAAAGATCGGCAATGGCAACCGACAAGAAAAGAGAGTTACCTGCTTCCGGTTAAAGCCTTATCCGTTCGCTTTAAGAAAGAGATGTTATGTCGAGTAAGCGAGTTGATAGCAACGCACAGTAATTTATTAGAGGAAGCCGCTAGTAAGAGATGGGTTGTGTACAGTAAACCTGTACTCCACGAGCCTACAGCGGTAGTGGGTTATCTATCTCGGTATTGCAATCGTATCGGATTAAATCCCAACCAATTAAGTTATAACGTGGATGGCCGTATCACGATGAGTTACAAAGACTACCGAACCAATGGGACGCAAAGAATGTGTTGTAATGCGGGCGAGTTACTTCGACGCTTACTTTTACATGTGTTGCCTAAAGGGCTAATGCGAATACGCTACTATGGCTTTTTAGCTAATGCTGTACGGGTAAAAGCGATAGCGGAAATTAGGCAAAGCTTACGAAAGCGACCCGCAGAGAAATCGGAAGTGCTGAAAGAGAAACCTTGTTGTCCGAACTGCCATAGCAACAGCATGGTACTCGTGTGCATCAATATTAGACCTAGGATAGTCGTTTCAGAGCACCGACTGACCTAG
- a CDS encoding tyrosine-type recombinase/integrase yields MSPLRQQLIDEMAVRRFSPKTHASYLRWVKDLSTTYELSPDLLTDEQIGAYLRTLTTERSLSSSTCAQALNAILFFYRAVLNREFEERLVPPIKRASKIPELLNREEVRSIISHCRSLKYQTALEMCYGCGRRVSEVVGLYVKDIDGTAKRLHIHCGKGKKDRFVPLGDSQLNHLRNYWRHYHPTVVLFPSLEPKKPLGISSLQKCFKAAKVEANVRKLGGIHALRHAYATHQLESGMPLNVLQRYLGHSNIKTTLRYTHWIGHHNESSDGSKFDLVAQLWEESE; encoded by the coding sequence ATGAGCCCATTAAGACAACAACTTATCGATGAAATGGCGGTTCGCCGTTTTTCTCCGAAAACCCATGCAAGCTATTTACGTTGGGTTAAAGATCTATCTACTACTTACGAACTGTCCCCTGATTTACTCACCGATGAACAGATTGGTGCGTATTTACGTACGCTCACCACAGAGCGGAGCTTAAGTAGTAGTACTTGTGCTCAAGCTTTGAATGCCATCTTGTTCTTTTATCGTGCCGTTTTGAATAGAGAATTTGAAGAGCGACTGGTTCCCCCGATTAAACGTGCCAGTAAAATACCGGAGCTGCTTAATCGCGAGGAAGTAAGAAGTATCATTAGTCATTGTCGAAGTCTTAAATATCAGACCGCACTTGAAATGTGTTACGGGTGTGGCCGACGTGTCAGTGAGGTCGTAGGCTTGTACGTGAAAGACATCGATGGTACGGCGAAACGACTGCACATTCATTGTGGTAAAGGTAAAAAAGATCGCTTTGTTCCACTGGGTGATAGCCAACTGAATCATCTTCGAAATTACTGGCGTCATTATCACCCAACCGTAGTGCTGTTTCCCAGCCTAGAGCCCAAAAAGCCATTGGGTATTAGTTCTTTGCAGAAGTGCTTCAAAGCAGCAAAAGTTGAGGCAAACGTCAGAAAATTAGGAGGAATACACGCCTTGAGGCACGCTTATGCGACACATCAGCTTGAATCGGGCATGCCTTTGAATGTTCTGCAGCGTTACCTCGGACATTCGAATATCAAAACGACATTGAGGTACACCCATTGGATAGGTCATCACAACGAAAGCTCGGACGGAAGTAAGTTCGACTTAGTTGCTCAACTATGGGAGGAGAGCGAATGA